A segment of the Nitrospinota bacterium genome:
CGGACCTCATCTTCGGGAACTTCGTGGACCCCCTCGGCGGAGATAACCTTTACCGTGGGGAAGATACCTCGAAAAATATCGGGCCCACCCGTTCCAACGTCCTCGTCGGCGGCATCCATAAGGGCCTCGAGCCCGATGCGGATTCCTTCATCCGTGGGCAGCTCATCCCTGTAAAGCTTTTTCAAGGCCGCTTTTGCCTCGCGGCCTCCGCTTCCCGTGGCGTGGTAGTCATCCTCCTCGTAGCGGCCCCCCGTGATGTCGTACTTGAAGATTCGGCCCACCCCGGAACGGTCATCGTATCCGGCTAAGATGGGGATGACGATGAGCCCTCGAAGGGCTGAAGGCAAGTTTGCCCGGACCATCTGGGCCAGCTTATTAGCCTTGCCCTCCAATACAAGCTGCTCGCCCTCGATTTTCTCGTAGTGCTCAAGCTCGGTCTGAAAGAGGCGGACCGCCTCGAGGCACGGTCCCGCTACCCCGGCTATAGCGATAAGGGTGGACCCGTCGGCCTTGAAGACCTTCTCGATTCGTCGGTCCGAGACGTGGAAGCCTTCGGTGGCCATCCGGTCGCCTACCATCACGACGCCGTCGGCCACCTTGAGGGCCAGGATGGTTGTCCCGTGAGGCTGGCTGGGCGGCAGCTCGGCGCCGGGCTCAAGAAGTACGCTAGGGACGAGGTCAGGAGTGTCGGTCCTCAACAGCTCCCAGAAACTGCTACCCTGGTACTGAGTGGGGAGTTGCACCTCACTGACCTCCCCGCTGGACGTAGTTGCGGACGAACTCCTCGGCGTTTTCTTCCAGCACCTCGTCTATCTGGTCGAT
Coding sequences within it:
- the prcB gene encoding proteasome subunit beta; this encodes MQLPTQYQGSSFWELLRTDTPDLVPSVLLEPGAELPPSQPHGTTILALKVADGVVMVGDRMATEGFHVSDRRIEKVFKADGSTLIAIAGVAGPCLEAVRLFQTELEHYEKIEGEQLVLEGKANKLAQMVRANLPSALRGLIVIPILAGYDDRSGVGRIFKYDITGGRYEEDDYHATGSGGREAKAALKKLYRDELPTDEGIRIGLEALMDAADEDVGTGGPDIFRGIFPTVKVISAEGVHEVPEDEVRSIIETLTAARQKS